The following are encoded together in the Bactrocera neohumeralis isolate Rockhampton chromosome 6, APGP_CSIRO_Bneo_wtdbg2-racon-allhic-juicebox.fasta_v2, whole genome shotgun sequence genome:
- the LOC126763551 gene encoding uncharacterized protein DDB_G0286299-like isoform X2, with protein MVLKVYVSGMSGNKEVKKRQQRVLMILDSKNIKYDIVDITEPGKESEKELMQTKSTSNGATVSDPEPRHPLPPQIFNQEEYCGDYDAFDLANEIDTLEQFLKLAPADTTAVSSAQLELKQENGEVKASDDENKENVEEKPESEEVGKTADDSQAAADAGESANGDGETKNAENETQEEQNEEKKDETETAEADTEEDKSIETVKEEVAEEQSKSDDTKPNNAEGDPTETQKAETKPDDEEKSVKVGDSENAEDTAETEVAKDKSNEETEDKTESKPEPEDNAKEETAKKESVIEAETSAVETDSLKEYTEEDIQKDETAKLETENQDTSNDKDEEAEKEAENSEANEKDVVDESKKEIDETDETGNDDAQIVGDENEVAEKESEKTTADVRENVESYNDDNENASEENVTSEEEDDDEEESSSSEKVIDKAEDTAENKDDIKEEIATNDHDDIEYIKLWTMKGSHNLHRIGMSPMPKWKTYLIARSVQRRIKPMHCNTYIYTFISQ; from the exons ATGGTCCTTAAGGTTTATGTAAGCGGAATGTCCGGCAATAAAGAG GTCAAAAAACGCCAGCAACGCGTTTTGATGATTTTGGACAGCAAGAATATCAAGTACGACATTGTGGACATAACGGAACCAGGGAAAGAAAGCGAAAAAGAGTTGATGCAAACAAAGTCGACCAGCAATGGTGCCACAGTAAGTGACCCAGAGCCAAGACATCCACTGCCACCACAAATATTCAACCAGGAAGAATATTGTGGGGATTATGATGCCTTCGATTTGGCCAATGAAATAGATACATTAGAGCAGTTCTTGAAGCTGGCACCGGCCGATACCACAGCTGTTTCTAGTGCTCAGCTGGAGTTGAAGCAGGAAAATGGAGAAGTAAAAGCATCAGATGATGAGAACAAAGAAAATGTCGAAGAGAAACCTGAAAGTGAAGAGGTCGGCAAAACGGCTGACGACAGTCAAGCCGCTGCCGATGCTGGGGAGAGTGCAAACGGTGATGGCGAGACCAAGAATGCTGAG AATGAAACGCAGGAGGAACAAAATGAAGAAAAGAAAGACGAAACTGAAACGGCCGAAGCCGATACAGAAGAGGACAAATccatag AGACTGTTAAAGAAGAAGTGGCTGAAGAGCAGTCAAAGAGTGACgatacaaaaccaaataatGCAGAAGGCGATCCGACCGAG ACGCAAAAAGCGGAAACTAAACCCGACGACGAAGAAAAGAGCGTAAAAGTAGGAGACAGCGAAAATGCCGAAGACACAGCAGAAACGGAAGTAGCGAAAG ATAAATCCAATGAGGAAACGGAAGATAAAACGGAGAGTAAACCGGAACCCGAAGACAATGCAAAGGAGGAAACGGCGAAAAAAGAAAGTGTCATAGAAGCAGAAACATCGGCGGTGGAAACAGATTCTTTGAAAGAATATACAGAGGAAGACATTCAAAAAGATGAAACCGCAAAATTAGAAACGGAGAACCAAGATACCAGTAATGACAAAGACGAAGAAGCTGAAAAAGAAGCAGAAAATTCTGAAGCAAATGAGAAGGATGTTGTggatgaaagtaaaaaagaaatcgATGAAACGGACGAAACCGGCAACGATGATGCACAGATTGTTGGTGATGAAAATGAAGTAGCTGAAAAAGAGAGTGAAAAAACAACAGCAGATGTAAGGGAAAATGTAGAATCCTATAACGATGATAATGAGAATGCAAGCGAAGAAAACGTGACGAGCGAAGAAGAAGATGATGATGAAGAAGAATCAAGCTCATCGGAAAAAGTTATTGATAAGGCAGAAGATACCGCAGAAAATAAAGATGACATTAAGGAAGAGATTGCTACCAACGATCACGATGATATTGAATA CATAAAATTGTGGACAATGAAAGGCTCACACAATCTACACCGCATAGGAATGTCACCCATGCCAAAGTGGAAGACTTACTTGATAGCGAGAAGCGTGCAGCGGCGAATTAAACCAATGCactgtaatacatacatatatacattcatcAGTCAATAA
- the LOC126762211 gene encoding probable deoxyhypusine synthase — MSVEPDIAKEAVLKRSENIPENTPIVLGYDWNQGIDYSKLFESYVNTGFQATNLGLAIREINQMLDCRQQPLKPEEADLHETDEFIRRKHSCTIFLGFTSNLVSSGLRETLRFLVEHQMVDCVVTTAGGVEEDFIKCLAPTYMGSFELSGRDLRDRGINRIGNLLVPNDNYCKFEDWLMPLLDEMVEEQKTKGMIWSPSRIIQRLGERINDTSSIYYWAAKHKIPVFCPALTDGSLGDMMYFHSFRHPGLVVDILSDLQRLNTMAVKATKSGMIIIGGGIIKHHICNANLMRNGADYSVFINTASEFDGSDSGARPDEAISWGKIKKEASPVKVYAEASLVVPLIVGETFVKRHFNAKKNNEP, encoded by the exons ATGTCCGTTGAACCCGATATCGCCAAAGAAGCGGTACTTAAACGAAGTGAAAATATACCGGAAAACACTCCCATTGTGCTGGGCTATGATTGGAATCAAGGAATTGATTACTCAAAATTATTTGAGTCGTATGTTAATACAGGGTTTCAAGCTACTAATCTTGGATTGGCAATAAGAGAAATCAATCAAATG cTTGATTGTAGGCAGCAGCCGTTGAAACCTGAAGAAGCCGATTTGCATGAAACGGATGAATTCATTAGACGAAAACATAGCTGTACAATATTCCTTGGATTCACATCTAATCTAGTGTCGTCGGGATTACGGGAGACATTAAGATTCCTCGTTGAACACCAAATGGTGGATTGTGTAGTAACGACAGCGGGTGGCGTTGAAGAAGACTTTATTAAATGTCTAGCACCCACGTACATGGGATCATTCGAATTATCTGGCCGAGATTTACGGGATCGTGGTATAAATCGTATAGGTAACTTGCTTGTACCGAACGATAACTATTGCAAGTTTGAGGATTGGCTCATGCCGCTACTTGATGAAATGGTAGAAGAGCAAAAAACGAAAGGCATGATTTGGTCTCCTTCTCGTATTATACAACGACTTGGGGAAAGGATAAACGACACCAGTTCAATATACTACTGGGCTGCGAAACATAAAATACCTGTATTTTGCCCTGCGCTTACAGATGGTAGTCTAGGTGACATGATGTATTTCCACTCTTTCCGTCACCCTGGATTAGTGGTAGATATTTTGTCCGATTTGCAACGTCTAAACACTATGGCTGTGAAAGCCACCAAATCGGGAATGATTATCATTGGCGGTGGTATAATAAAGCATCACATATGCAATGCGAACTTGATGAGAAATGGAGCAGATTATTCCGTTTTTATTAACACAGCTTCGGAATTCGATGGCAGTGACAGTGGTGCTCGACCAGATGAGGCTATTTCTTGgggtaaaataaagaaagaagctTCACCAGTTAAGGTGTATGCAGAAGCTAGTTTAGTAGTGCCATTGATTGTTGGTGAGACTTTTGTTAAAAgacattttaatgcaaaaaagaaTAACGAACcatga
- the LOC126763294 gene encoding pre-rRNA-processing protein TSR1 homolog — protein MSEVFHRPGPLKQTNKAHKTGRHRSKGAIENALKGRVSLKAVSHKHKQEQRREQRRHQMNQIRKKKREEARLEKLQLGTQHSAPFMVCILPMHQQIDAKSALAILESCDDEAVVQRADTGVTYINLPRFKQRFSFIIPPIGRGSEVEVLDYLKACDTTLLLTSAAMGEDEVFDRWGHRIFNMISAQGIPSPIVALMDLESINPKKRGDIKASVQKFISKVLPKEKIMQLDTNAEGLNVMRRIGGQKKNVLPNKTNRPHLFSDKIEIEAQSNQLDDNITLKVTGFLRGAPLNENSLVHIPGLGDFQMQQIVSTHDAFKLDKRTEHLQVQVRVADQQKQTTLQKENIPDAMDAEQTWPTEEEIKAAQEETKKTKLVKRVPKGWSTYQAAWIPDAEAVEAKEDDSSDDSDMSGSEDESNEDEEDEFMSCENQSFDGEMQKPDSDTEEFVETASVSDAAINDEKYDLQMDFHEERETLKKIKEARLDELWPDEIDTPLDVEARDRFQKYRGLESFRTSPWDVKENLPYDYARIYQFKNFDRTKRRIISEAKEVDGFQHGAYVTIYIINVPQTRWLTYISARQTKGLVIYGLLPHEHQMSVMNVVLKRLPDSEAPIKSKETLIIQCGYRRFVVNPIFSQHTNGDKHKYERYFRPHTTVCATFFAPIQFPPAPVLAFKLNPDSTLALVARGCVLSCNPDRVVLKRIVLSGHPMRINRKSATVRYMFFNKEDVDYFKPVKLRTKCGRLGHIKESLGTHGHMKCVFDGQLRSYDTVFMYLYKRVYPKWTYEECLIRSDKDEDKFEDEKME, from the exons ATGTCTGAGGTGTTTCATCGGCCTGGGCcgttaaaacaaacaaataaagctCACAAAACTGGGCGACATCGGTCGAAAGGAGCTATAGAAAATGCACTGAAAGGACGAGTTTCACTGAAAGCGGTGTCGCATAAACACAAACAAGAACAACGAAGAGAGCAGCGTAGACACCAAATGAATcaa atacgTAAAAAGAAACGAGAAGAAGCGAGATTAGAAAAACTACAGTTAGGTACTCAGCACAGCGCTCCATTCATGGTTTGCATATTGCCAATGCATCAACAAATTGACGCGAAATCAGCTTTAGCTATATTAGAGAGTTGTGATGATGAAGCTGTTGTACAAAGGGCAGACACTGGAGTTACCTATATTAATCTACCACGTTTCAAGCAAagattttctttcattattCCACCAATAGGACGTGGAAGTGAGGTAGAAGTGTTGGATTACTTAAAGGCTTGTGATACGACCTTACTGTTAACTTCAGCGGCTATGGGAGAAGATGAGGTATTTGATCGGTGGGGTCACCGGATTTTCAATATGATATCTGCTCAAGGAATACCCTCACCAATTGTAGCACTAATGGATTTAGAATCAATAAACCCTAAAAAACGTGGTGATATTAAGGCATCTGTTCAGAAATTTATATCAAAGGTTTtaccaaaagaaaaaatcatGCAACTGGATACCAATGCCGAAGGTCTCAACGTTATGCGTCGTATTGGTGGGCAAAAAAAGAATGTTCttccaaataaaacaaataggCCACACTTATTCAgtgataaaattgaaattgaagctcagtCAAATCAATTAGACGACAATATTACTTTGAAAGTAACTGGATTTTTGCGTGGAGCACCACTTAATGAAAATTCTCTTGTACACATTCCTGGGTTGGGAGATTTTCAAATGCAACAAATAGTTTCCACACATGATGCTTTTAAATTAGATAAACGGACTGAACATTTACAAGTACAAGTTCGAGTAGCAGACCAACAGAAGCAAACTACATTGCAGAAAGAAAATATACCAGATGCTATGGATGCAGAACAGACATGGCCAACTGAAGAGGAAATCAAAGCAGCGCAAGAAGAAACAAAGAAAACTAAGTTAGTCAAACGTGTTCCTAAAGGGTGGAGTACATATCAGGCTGCTTGGATTCCAGATGCTGAAGCGGTTGAAGCAAAAGAGGATGATAGTAGTGATGACAGTGACATGAGTGGTAGTGAAGATGAAAGTAATGAAGATGAAGAGGATGAGTTCATGTCTTGTGAAAATCAATCTTTCGACGGAGAAATGCAAAAGCCCGATTCAGATACAGAAGAGTTTGTAGAAACAGCATCGGTATCAGATGCTGCAATAAATGACGAAAAATATGATCTCCAAATGGACTTTCATGAAGAACgagaaactttgaaaaaaataaaggaagCTCGTCTTGATGAATTGTGGCCGGATGAAATTGATACACCACTAGATGTTGAAGCGCGAGATCGTTTTCAAAAATACCGTGGTCTAGAATCgtttag AACCTCACCATGGGATGTGAAAGAGAATTTACCTTATGATTATGCGCgaatttatcaatttaaaaattttgatcgGACAAAACGTCGAATTATTTCTGAGGCTAAGGAAGTTGATGGATTTCAA CATGGCGCCTATGTAACCATATACATCATAAATGTGCCGCAAACTAGATGGTTGACCTATATATCAGCTCGTCAAACCAAAGGTCTTGTCATATATGGTTTGCTACCACATGAGCACCAGATGTCAGTGATGAATGTTGTGCTTAAGCGGTTGCCCGATTCTGAGGCACCAATAAAGTCGAAAGAGACTTTAATAATACAATGTGGATATCGCCGCTTTGTTgtaaatccaattttcagtcaaCATACAAATGGAGACAAACACaaa TATGAACGTTACTTCCGGCCACACACAACCGTCTGTGCTACTTTCTTTGCTCCAATTCAATTCCCCCCTGCTCCTGTACTAGCTTTCAAACTAAATCCCGATTCAACTTTAGCGCTGGTCGCGCGCGGTTGTGTGCTTTCCTGTAATCCAGATCGAGTAGTATTGAAACGAATTGTCTTAAGTGGACATCCAATGAGAATCAATCGCAAATCAGCAACAGTGCGTTATATGTTCTTCAATAAAGAAGATGTCGATTATTTCAAACCAGTTAAACTACGCACAAAATGTGGTCGTTTGGGTCATATAAAGGAATCCTTGGGAACTCACGGTCACATGAAATGTGTGTTCGATGGACAGCTACGTTCTTATGATACAGTTTTTATGTATCTATATAAGCGGGTATACCCGAAATGGACCTACGAGGAGTGCCTGATACGTAGCGATAAAGATGAAGACAAGTTTGAGGACGAAAAAATGGAATAG
- the LOC126761223 gene encoding nedd8-conjugating enzyme UbcE2M, protein MIKLFSLKQQKKDGEQLARTGQQKKASAAQLRIQKDINELNLPKTCATEFPDPNDLLNFKLTICPDEGFYRNGRFVFSFRVGPNYPHEPPKVKCETQVYHPNIDLEGNVCLNILREDWNPVLTISSIVYGLQFLFLEPNPEDPLNKEAADQLQSNRALFERNVLRAMQGHTVGDTQFEACLK, encoded by the exons ATGATCAAATTGTTTTCactgaaacaacaaaaaaaggatGGCGAACAGTTGGCTCGCACCGGGCAGCAAAAGAAAGCATCAGCAGCGCAGCTACGTATACAAAAAg acATCAACGAGTTAAACCTGCCGAAAACATGCGCCACTGAGTTTCCCGATCCAAATGATTTACTCAATTTTAAGCTAACGATTTGTCCTGACGAAGGTTTCTACAGAAACGGACGTTTCGTTTTCAGTTTTCGTGTAGGACCCAACTACCCACATGAACCACCAAAAGTAAAATGCGAAACACAAGTCTACCATCCAAATATCGATCTAGAAGGCAACGtctgtttaaatattttgcgtgaAGACTGGAATCCAGTACTGACAATTAGTTCTATTGTTTACGGATTACAATTTCTTTTCTTG GAACCTAACCCGGAAGATCCACTGAATAAGGAAGCAGCAGATCAATTGCAATCAAATCGTGCGCTCTTTGAACGCAATGTCTTAAGAGCGATGCAGGGTCATACTGTGGGTGATACCCAGTTTGAGGCATGTCTCAAGTGA
- the LOC126763550 gene encoding translocation protein SEC63 homolog has translation MAGQKFQYDESGGTFYYFLLSFLALILVPTTIYYWPRKKKEDVNKLKEECLCPDCIKKKAILAAAEPYRMLKSLLIKLCLVFGWALLVLLAYRVSQFDYEMASFDPFEILQLPPTASMEEIKKTYRELSRVLHPDKPTGDEKSFMMLRKAYQALTDETAKQNYEKYGNPDGPGAMSFGIALPSWIVEKENSVWVLGLYGLIFMVALPSVVGMWWYRSIRFSGDKVLLDTSQMYFYFIHKTPHMLLKRALMILAASLEFDKRHNSQVVERQSDNEEVPVLIRQLPNLNEKCKEHPLCRMYSIKARAILHAHLSRIPLNPETLEKDRQFIVKKCPYLIQEMVSCVHQLVMLAYARRVPRLPSIETIENCMKMSPMIIQGLWDYKSPLLQLPHLTEDQHLYYINKKRHIKNLQQFAQLKHDESRQLLKSLSDFEYENVMRVLGKLPLIDFSIRCEVIDDENTNVVTAGAIVTVTVTLVRKDMKTLFGDAKVPEKQGIKDDDEAAAGGGGDEEEGASAAAAVPVKKQSAWGKQRKGKGGKGGKKSANNQKRKAPPVTVAQSKTTAPTNADSHEHNDDSDSEADASDVEEKDCSGDESDSDKPQNNKSETYDDDDDDEAWERLQAKLNKREKLEGKSRISHTVHCPYFPEEKQEYWWTYICDRKSRSLLTAPYHVTSLVDKEEIQLKFTAPRWPGLYTFTVCLRSDSYLGMDQQQELKLDVKKAPVPPTDHPQWDLSESEPENNEQHENSSDFTTDSSEDEGTD, from the exons ATGGCGGGGCAAAAATTCCAGTATGATGAAAGTGGtggaacattttattatttcctcCTATCATTTCTCGCATTAATTCTTGTACCCACAACCATTTATTATTGGCCACGCAAGAAAAAAGAAG atgTTAACAAGCTGAAGGAAGAATGCTTATGTCCAGACTGTATAAAGAAAAAAGCGATATTGGCGGCCGCGGAGCCCTATCGTATGCTGAAATCATTACTAATTAAATTGTGTTTAGTATTTGGTTGGGCACTGCTTGTATTACTTGCATATCGGGTATCCCAATTTGATTATGAAATGGCCAGTTTCGATCCATTTGAAATTCTACAGTTGCCCCCTACCGCCTCCATGGAGGAAATAAAGAAAACGTATCGTGAATTGTCAAGAGTACTACATCCAGATAAACCAACCGGTGACGAAAAATCTTTCATGATGTTGCGAAAAGCGTATCAAGCACTCACAGACGAAACAGCCAAGCAGAATTATGAGAAATATGGCAATCCTGATGGACCCGGTGCAATGTCTTTTGGCATAGCTTTGCCATCATGGATCGTCGAGAAAGAAAATTCCGTATGGGTACTTGGTCTATATGGCTTGATATTTATGGTAGCTTTGCCATCTGTAGTAGGCATGTGGTGGTATCGTTCAATACGTTTTTCAGGTGATAAAGTTCTGTTAGATACCTCGCAAATGTATTTCTATTTCATACATAAAACACCACATATGTTATTGAAGCGCGCTCTTATGATACTTGCTGCTAGTTTAGAATTCGATAAACGGCACAACTCACAAGTCGTCGAAAGACAATCGGACAACGAAGAAGTACCAGTA ctTATTCGACAATTGCCTAATCTAAATGAAAAGTGCAAAGAGCACCCTCTCTGTCGGATGTATTCGATCAAAGCACGCGCTATATTACATGCTCACCTCTCACGTATTCCTCTTAACCCAGAAACATTAGAGAAGGATCGtcaatttattgttaaaaagtGTCCATACCTAATTCAAGAAATGGTGTCCTGTGTACATCAATTAGTTATGTTGGCGTATGCGAGACGAGTTCCCCGTCTTCCCAGTATTGAGACTATAGAAAACTGCATGAAAATGTCTCCTATGATTATTCAAGGTTTGTGGGACTATAAATCTCCTCTACTTCAATTACCTCATCTCACTGAAGATCAGCATCTTTACTATATCAACAAAaaaagacatattaaaaatttgcagcAATTTGCGCAATTAAAACACGACGAAAGTAGGCAGCTATTAAAAAGTCTTTCGGACTTTGAGTATGAAAATGTTATGAGAGTTTTGGGGAAATTGCCACTGATTGATTTCTCCATTCGCTGCGAAG TTATCGATGATGAGAATACAAATGTTGTAACTGCTGGCGCAATAGTAACTGTTACGGTAACGTTAGTGCGTAAAGACATGAAGACATTATTTGGTGATGCCAAAGTACCAGAAAAACAAGGTATCAA ggatgacgatgaagcagcaGCCGGTGGTGGAGGTGATGAAGAAGAAGGTGCTTCTGCCGCAGCTGCAGTACCAGTTAAAAAACAATCTGCTTGGGGTAAGCAACGTAAAGGTAAAGGTGGTAAGGGAGGCAAGAAGTCTGCTAATAATCAGAAGCGCAAAGCACCTCCTGTTACCGTAGCGCAAAGCAAAACTACGGCACCTACAAATGCTGATAGTCACGAGCATAATGACGACTCTGACTCTGAAGCCGATGCCAGCGATGTGGAGGAGAAAGATTGCTCGGGCGATGAGTCAGACAGTGACAAACCACAAAATAATAAGAGTGAGACatatgatgatgatgacgacgatGAAGCTTGGGAGAGACTGCAAGCCAAGCTTAATAAGCGTGAAAAGCTTGAGGGTAAATCCCGTATATCTCACACAGTACACTGTCCTTATTTCCCGGAAGAAAAGCAAGAATACTGGTGGACATATATATGCGATCGTAAGTCTCGCTCGCTACTTACAGCTCCCTACCACGTCACAAGTCTGGTGGATAAGGAGGAAATACAGTTGAAATTTACAGCACCGCGTTGGCCGGGCCTGTATACATTTACAGTATGTTTAAGATCAG ACTCGTATTTGGGCATGGACCAACAACAAGAATTGAAATTGGACGTTAAAAAAGCGCCCGTCCCACCTACAGATCACCCACAATGGGATCTTAGCGAATCGGAGCCTGAAAATAATGAACAGCACGAAAACTCAAGCGATTTCACGACTGATAGTTCCGAGGATGAGGGTACTGACTAA
- the LOC126763551 gene encoding uncharacterized protein DDB_G0286299-like isoform X1: MVLKVYVSGMSGNKEVKKRQQRVLMILDSKNIKYDIVDITEPGKESEKELMQTKSTSNGATVSDPEPRHPLPPQIFNQEEYCGDYDAFDLANEIDTLEQFLKLAPADTTAVSSAQLELKQENGEVKASDDENKENVEEKPESEEVGKTADDSQAAADAGESANGDGETKNAENETQEEQNEEKKDETETAEADTEEDKSIAETVKEEVAEEQSKSDDTKPNNAEGDPTETQKAETKPDDEEKSVKVGDSENAEDTAETEVAKDKSNEETEDKTESKPEPEDNAKEETAKKESVIEAETSAVETDSLKEYTEEDIQKDETAKLETENQDTSNDKDEEAEKEAENSEANEKDVVDESKKEIDETDETGNDDAQIVGDENEVAEKESEKTTADVRENVESYNDDNENASEENVTSEEEDDDEEESSSSEKVIDKAEDTAENKDDIKEEIATNDHDDIEYIKLWTMKGSHNLHRIGMSPMPKWKTYLIARSVQRRIKPMHCNTYIYTFISQ; the protein is encoded by the exons ATGGTCCTTAAGGTTTATGTAAGCGGAATGTCCGGCAATAAAGAG GTCAAAAAACGCCAGCAACGCGTTTTGATGATTTTGGACAGCAAGAATATCAAGTACGACATTGTGGACATAACGGAACCAGGGAAAGAAAGCGAAAAAGAGTTGATGCAAACAAAGTCGACCAGCAATGGTGCCACAGTAAGTGACCCAGAGCCAAGACATCCACTGCCACCACAAATATTCAACCAGGAAGAATATTGTGGGGATTATGATGCCTTCGATTTGGCCAATGAAATAGATACATTAGAGCAGTTCTTGAAGCTGGCACCGGCCGATACCACAGCTGTTTCTAGTGCTCAGCTGGAGTTGAAGCAGGAAAATGGAGAAGTAAAAGCATCAGATGATGAGAACAAAGAAAATGTCGAAGAGAAACCTGAAAGTGAAGAGGTCGGCAAAACGGCTGACGACAGTCAAGCCGCTGCCGATGCTGGGGAGAGTGCAAACGGTGATGGCGAGACCAAGAATGCTGAG AATGAAACGCAGGAGGAACAAAATGAAGAAAAGAAAGACGAAACTGAAACGGCCGAAGCCGATACAGAAGAGGACAAATccatag CAGAGACTGTTAAAGAAGAAGTGGCTGAAGAGCAGTCAAAGAGTGACgatacaaaaccaaataatGCAGAAGGCGATCCGACCGAG ACGCAAAAAGCGGAAACTAAACCCGACGACGAAGAAAAGAGCGTAAAAGTAGGAGACAGCGAAAATGCCGAAGACACAGCAGAAACGGAAGTAGCGAAAG ATAAATCCAATGAGGAAACGGAAGATAAAACGGAGAGTAAACCGGAACCCGAAGACAATGCAAAGGAGGAAACGGCGAAAAAAGAAAGTGTCATAGAAGCAGAAACATCGGCGGTGGAAACAGATTCTTTGAAAGAATATACAGAGGAAGACATTCAAAAAGATGAAACCGCAAAATTAGAAACGGAGAACCAAGATACCAGTAATGACAAAGACGAAGAAGCTGAAAAAGAAGCAGAAAATTCTGAAGCAAATGAGAAGGATGTTGTggatgaaagtaaaaaagaaatcgATGAAACGGACGAAACCGGCAACGATGATGCACAGATTGTTGGTGATGAAAATGAAGTAGCTGAAAAAGAGAGTGAAAAAACAACAGCAGATGTAAGGGAAAATGTAGAATCCTATAACGATGATAATGAGAATGCAAGCGAAGAAAACGTGACGAGCGAAGAAGAAGATGATGATGAAGAAGAATCAAGCTCATCGGAAAAAGTTATTGATAAGGCAGAAGATACCGCAGAAAATAAAGATGACATTAAGGAAGAGATTGCTACCAACGATCACGATGATATTGAATA CATAAAATTGTGGACAATGAAAGGCTCACACAATCTACACCGCATAGGAATGTCACCCATGCCAAAGTGGAAGACTTACTTGATAGCGAGAAGCGTGCAGCGGCGAATTAAACCAATGCactgtaatacatacatatatacattcatcAGTCAATAA